In one Dreissena polymorpha isolate Duluth1 chromosome 7, UMN_Dpol_1.0, whole genome shotgun sequence genomic region, the following are encoded:
- the LOC127839929 gene encoding uncharacterized protein LOC127839929 produces MDGGRDGGRDRGRDGGRDGGGDGGGDGGGDGGRDGGGDGGGDGGGDGGGDGGGDGGGDGGGDGGGDGGGDGGGDGGGDGGGDGGGDGGGNGGGDGGGDGGGDGGRGGGRDGGQDGGRDGGRDGGTEAGTEAGTEAGTEAGTEAGTEAGTEAGTEAGTEAGTEVGMEAGMEAGTAEGMEEETDAWAAAGTEAGTEAGKEAETEEGTEAGKEEEKEAETEKGTETETNMGGGNEGRKEGGKSLFRWPCMMP; encoded by the coding sequence ATGGACGGAGGAAGGGACGGAGGAAGGGACAGAGGCAGGGACGGAGGCAGGGACGGAGGCGGGGACGGAGGCGGGGACGGAGGCGGGGACGGAGGCAGGGACGGAGGCGGGGACGGAGGCGGGGACGGAGGCGGGGACGGAGGCGGGGACGGAGGCGGGGACGGAGGCGGGGACGGAGGCGGGGACGGAGGCGGGGACGGAGGCGGGGACGGAGGCGGGGACGGAGGCGGGGACGGAGGCGGGGACGGAGGCGGGGACGGAGGCGGGAACGGAGGCGGGGACGGAGGCGGGGACGGAGGCGGGGACGGAGGCAGGGGCGGAGGCAGGGACGGAGGGCAGGACGGAGGCAGGGACGGAGGCAGGGACGGAGGGACGGAGGCAGGGACGGAGGCAGGGACGGAGGCAGGGACGGAGGCAGGGACGGAGGCAGGGACGGAGGCAGGGACGGAGGCAGGGACGGAGGCAGGGACGGAGGCAGGGACGGAGGTAGGGATGGAGGCAGGGATGGAGGCAGGGACGGCGGAGGGGATGGAGGAGGAGACAGATGCATGGGCGGCGGCAGGGACGGAGGCTGGGACGGAGGCGGGCAAGGAGGCAGAGACGGAGGAGGGGACGGAGGCAGGCAAGGAGGAAGAAAAGGAGGCAGAGACGGAGAAAGGGACGGAGACAGAGACGAACATGGGCGGAGGGAATGAAGGGCGGAAAGAGGGAGGAAAATCCTTATTTAGATGGCCTTGCATGATGCCTTAA